One Clupea harengus chromosome 11, Ch_v2.0.2, whole genome shotgun sequence DNA window includes the following coding sequences:
- the ino80c gene encoding INO80 complex subunit C: MASPSASPSSPVMVDVVAVSVSPSHSSKISSITTPSPLGRGKKRPASPAINPGVTTNSKKKKIQFTASGQPAPVDVTGEVKSGGGDATSGLTETAAKPQPFKDPNFVHSGIGGAAAGKKNRSWKNLKQIIAVERTLPWKVEHPNYYNIDGPPSMKPAKKYSDISGLPANYTDPQTKLRFASSEEFSYIRLLPTDVVSGYLTLRKAPCIVP; the protein is encoded by the exons ATGGCTTCGCCGTCTGCTAGCCCCAGTTCACCAGTGATGGTGGACGTGGTGGCGGTTTCAGTCTCACCTAGCCACAGCAGCAAAATATCTTCTATAACCACACCATCCCCTCTGGGACGTGGAAAGAAACGACCTGCTAGCCCGGCTATTAATCCAGGAGTCACAACcaacagcaagaaaaaaaagatacaatTTACTGCTTCAGGCCAG CCAGCGCCAGTGGATGTGACTGGCGAAGTGAAATCGGGAGGTGGCGACGCTACCTCTGGGTTAACTGAAACTGCTGCAAAGCCTCAGCCTTTCAAAGACCCCAATTTTGTG CACTCTGGTATAGGAGGGGCTGCAGCAGGGAAGAAGAATCGGAGCTGGAAGAACCTGAAACAGATCATAGCGGTAGAGCGAACTCTCCCATGGAAAGTCGAACATCCCAACT ATTACAATATAGATGGACCCCCTTCCATGAAACCAGCAAAGAAATACTCAGACATCTCTGGTCTTCCG GCCAACTACACAGATCCCCAGACTAAGCTTCGGTTTGCCTCTTCAGAGGAGTTCTCTTACATCCGCCTCCTGCCCACTGATGTGGTCTCTGGCTACTTGACATTGAGGAAGGCCCCCTGCATAGTGCCCTGA
- the pdp1 gene encoding pyruvate dehydrogenase phosphatase catalytic subunit 1 — protein MAATSHLFRVWRGGELRKLQVSCQFLPSGANRSLPQKRRPWQQCFSASSAQHSTYMLTPPQVNSILKANEFSFKVPEFDGKNLSSVMGFDSNQLPANAPIEDRRSAATLLQTRGMLLGVFDGHAGCACAQALSERLFYYIAVAMLPHETLQDLENAVESGRAVHPLLQWHKHPHDYYSREAQVLYFSSLRTFWQELLDLGCPGDQPSVSEALVCAFKRLDNDISLEAQVGDPNAFLHYWVLRVAFSGATACVAHVDGSDMHIANAGDGRAVLGVQEPDGSFSALTLSNDHCAQNEDELQRLRQEHPPSEAKTVVRQDRLLGLLMPFRAFGDVKFKWSIELQKRVLESGPDALHENEHTKFIPPSYHTPPYLTAEPEITYHRLRPQDRFLVIGSDGLWETLHRQEVVRIVGEYLTGVHQQLPITVGGYRVTLGQMQGLLQERKARVSSTFEDQNAATHLIRHAVGNGEFGQVDDERLSKMLSLPEELARMYRDDITIIITQFNPHVIGTQQS, from the exons ATGGCAGCAACCTCTCACCTCTTCCGGGTGTGGCGGGGAGGGGAGCTGCGAAAGTTGCAAGTGTCGTGCCAATTCCTGCCTTCCGGTGCCAACCGTAGCCTCCCTCAGAAAAGACGGCCATGGCAGCAGTGTTTCAGTGCCTCCTCAGCCCAGCACTCCACCTACATGCTCACACCCCCACAG GTCAACAGCATCCTGAAAGCCAATGAGTTCAGCTTCAAGGTCCCCGAGTTTGATGGCAAGAACCTTAGTTCAGTGATGGGCTTTGACAGCAATCAGCTGCCGGCCAACGCTCCTATCGAGGACCGTCGCAGTGCGGCCACCCTGCTGCAGACACGCGGCATGCTGCTGGGCGTGTTCGACGGCCACGCCGGCTGTGCCTGCGCCCAGGCCCTCAGCGAGAGGCTCTTCTACTACATCGCCGTGGCCATGCTGCCCCATGAGACCCTACAGGATCTGGAGAACGCT gtgGAGTCGGGCCGTGCCGTTCACCCTCTCCTGCAGTGGCATAAGCACCCTCATGACTACTACAGTCGGGAGGCGCAGGTCCTCTACTTCTCCTCGCTCCGCACCTTCTGGCAGGAGCTCCTGGACCTGGGCTGTCCCGGTGACCAGCCCAGTGTGAGCGAGGCGCTGGTCTGTGCCTTCAAACGCCTGGACAACGACATCTCTCTGGAGGCACAG GTTGGTGATCCCAATGCGTTCCTGCACTACTGGGTGCTGCGCGTGGCCTTCTCAGGGGCGACGGCTTGCGTGGCGCACGTGGATGGCAGCGACATGCACATCGCCAACGCCGGGGACGGCCGCGCCGTGCTGGGCGTACAGGAGCCCGACGGCTCCTTCTCGGCGCTGACGCTCTCCAACGACCACTGCGCGCAGAACGAGGACGAGCTGCAGCGCCTGCGCCAGGAGCACCCGCCCAGCGAGGCCAAGACGGTGGTGCGGCAGGACCGGCTGCTGGGCCTGCTCATGCCCTTCCGCGCCTTCGGCGACGTCAAGTTCAAGTGGAGCATCGAGCTGCAGAAGCGCGTGCTGGAGTCCGGCCCCGACGCGCTGCACGAGAACGAGCACACCAAGTTCATCCCGCCCAGCTACCACACGCCGCCCTACCTGACGGCCGAGCCCGAGATTACGTACCACCGGCTCCGGCCGCAGGACCGCTTCCTGGTGATTGGCTCGGACGGACTGTGGGAGACGCTGCACCGGCAGGAGGTGGTGCGCATCGTGGGCGAGTACCTGACGGGCGTGCACCAGCAGCTGCCCATCACGGTGGGGGGTTACCGGGTGACCCTGGGTCAGATGCAAGGCTTGCTGCAGGAGCGCAAGGCGCGCGTCTCCTCCACCTTTGAGGACCAGAACGCCGCCACGCACCTGATACGCCACGCCGTGGGCAACGGTGAGTTTGGCCAGGTGGACGACGAGAGGCTCTCCAAGATGCTGAGTCTGCCCGAGGAGCTGGCCCGCATGTACAGAGAcgacatcaccatcatcatcacccagTTTAACCCCCACGTCATAGGAACGCAGCAGAGCTAA